The region aactCACTATAGACACTTACGTACGTAGATTGCTAACTAATATTAGGACTATATAGTATAGACACCATTTAAGAGCACATTGGTAGTGGGGGCTATGTCTTCATACTTAGAAGACTTGTTCTTCTGGATTGTAACTCATGATAGGTAAGAGTCTTCCTGGAACAGAGTAAAAGCAACTGGGAAATTTTAagatttttatttctgaggcaTACAGTACGTTGAGGTAACAAACGCCTGGCCTGGAAAGTcacacaacaaatcttatagACCACCAGAGAAAAGACAAAGGAACAATTAAACAAATAGTAACTGTATTGTCGAATATTTTCCCCATAAATATGTGTTTACacaaattatgtatattttgtttattttttaagaGTACCCTACTTTGCAGACTAAATGTATGCAGATTGTTGTTGTtacacatttttatcaaaattttagaATTCAAAGTTATAATAAAGACTAATTTCTCTTAAAAATGTACTTTCCTTAATCTGTTTTTCATTTCACTGGTAGTGAATCAAAAATATATCCAGTCAGTCGTCAGAAAAATGTGTAATTGAAGAACATGGAAGAATAAAGATTGAGTGAAAGCAGTGTACTTgaatgaagggggggggggaatcagaTTGCTACAGTCATGTTAGGAATATAAAGGTAGCTAGccttatatatatttcttgaatCAGACCAAAATAGAAGAAATATTGCTAACTCTGACCAGATCTGAAAAAGTGTCATGGCATTGCTAGTAACTTGTATTGGTAACAACACgtgacaaatttgaaatatatcatttattacTGAAATTCATAACCTTTAAGTTGAAAATTCCGGTCATAATTGATCCGCTTATGTAAACTCACTACCTGGCCAAAGTGGGCACTAACATTTCGGTTGGAAAGCTCGTAATCTTTGGGGtgttttactttgaaaaaagaaaagtaCTTATCGTTGTGGTGATAGGGGGCGCTATATACACTGACACACGTGGATCGTGCGTGGATGAGCCTGAGGGATCGGGAGGACAACACCCGGGACAACACTGCACTGACGCTAGAACGATCACATGGATTGAGTCCGGGATTGATGACACGAGAAGTCTTTCAAAAATTTAGACACCAGTCACTCTCATAGCTAGCTGAGGCAAGTTTACCATGTATCTATCTATAACAATAATCTGTAGGTGATCTCATATTGCTATTTACACGATTCAGCGGGTGAAGCACGGTTCATCCCTGGGGTTCATcctggatgatgatgatgatgatgggggggggggggggtaatccAGTCAATCCAGCGGAAATTTAGGCTGAACCATGgcataattgcaacagaaataattttaatttttagcGTGtcttgctcagaattttatgctgaataacatatcaaaagtctagaaaaatttaagtggtggaacatggtgaCTAATGACGTTTCTTTATAATTAGCGTAAttagtgaaaaaaataacattcatgaagtatcatttgttcaaaaaccaatgcaagtaacatgtctataGGTAGGTCTGAAGGTCATGAATTACTTTTGATTCACTATATGATGGTACAAATATTCCTATTGAATTCAAACAGACTTAATGTGTGTAATGTAATCACTTTAGTTAAggttacagattacatgtaatgtacaataagtatacatttttgtgaatGCCCATGTGAGTAGTATATAGTATGTCTATCATTAGATATTGgagtacaaaaaaatgtaccttCATTTCATCACTAAATATCTCCCTTGTTGTTAGATGAACATGCATGTTAAAACAAgtgttaattagtgtaattaacatataaaacaatacattatagTATGTCTACATATTTTTGATCATAAGTAGTTGACGCTTCATTTTGAGTGAACTTTTCAATCATCAAACTCCTCAATATAGTTAGTAAGCTAAACAATAGTAATGCAGATTACTTGTAatgtacaataagtatacatttttgaataccACTGTGAGTAGTATATTGTCTGTCATTAAGTATTGGAGTATTTGAATAAATCCCTCTCAATTTCTTTCATCATTGAATACCTCCCTAGTTAGATAACCATGCATGTCAACCCATAGACCCTTTCAAGTAGGCTCTATGGTTAAACAATATAGAGAAAACAAAGGtattaatatttaaatcaaataaTAGATTATCAAAACATCAATTGGATATCAAGATCGTATATATAGCTATAAGTATCTAGGGATAGAATTTCAACCCAAAGGTAAGTCCGCaccttgactatgcttccccagtgtGGTCCCCACATGCGAATGGGGATATGTATTATTTCCAGCGTCGGTTCACCAGGATAATTCCGCAGCTTGGTGGAATTATGAGGATAGGTGACGCATATTGAAACTGATAACTTTAGAAACCAGACGGATCAGAGCAGATTTACTGGAAatgtataaacttttccatgAACATATTCTCCTTGATCCAGTTGTGTtttttcaaagtatctacttcgacaacaagaggacacagtttgaaattatttaaggacagatccagattggatatatgtaaatattttttcagtcaacgtgtcatagacatttggaacagtttacaaGAAAGGGTTATTGCTACTTCATTAGTTAATCATAGCATGTATTGATAACCACCTtagaacagtaaggggtctttAAAAGCCTCAATGGCTTCCTACCCCACATTCATGGTAAATTCACTGTAAGGTTTGAACTAGCAAATGAAACAAAGGCGTTCTACTCTGTTAGAAAATTCATCACTTCATCCactaaaataatattaataatataaacattccaGCATGGCAATTTTTTTGATCATGCTATTAGACCCATACTAACATATGGTTGTGAAATTTAGGGAGCAGAGAAATACACTGATAAAACACCAATAGAGAAACTAAACATCAAATTATCCAAAATGTTACTCCAAGTTAACTCATGTGCAACAAACTTAGCAGTAAGGGAGAACTAGGTAGGCAACCACTGTCAAATTTTGTTAATAACATGATGGTGAAATACTGGCACAGAGTGTGCACGAAAAAAGAAAACAGTCTTATTGATGAGGCTATCAAATATAACATAGTTAACAAAacaccctggactactgctctACAAACCATAAGTGGATCTGAGAACATAGAAAATTACTGGAATAATGGAAACAGACATAACATGAATAACATAATAGAGAGGATAGATAAACAATACATTGCTCTATGGGAACAGGATATTAATGCTGATAGGACTTCTGTGGGAGACAAAAAATTGCACACCTACtgtaaatttaaaactaaattcaaaatggaagaatatttgtataatgttACAAGTAATTCCCATAGGAAACTTATTTGTAAATTGAGAATAAGTGATCATAACCTAATGATCGAAAAAGGGAGACATATTAGACCTAAACTAGCAATAGAGGAGAgaatatgtaaacaatgtgaTACCAACACAGTTGAAGATGAAATACACTTTATTTATGGACTGCCCCTTTTTGTACACAAAGTAGagacaatttctttctttcactaTCAAATTTAAATACACAATTCCAGACCATGGGTCATACTACAAAATTCTACTATATTATGAGTAATTATTCCACTTTTACACTACTTGGAGCTTATATTGCTGAAATGCTACATCTCAAGAACACTTTTAAGACAAGAGAATGGCTCCTTTGAATTTAACCCCTTTTTTCTACTTTGAattatatgtaatgtgtgtacTTGTATCATGTTTGTGTGATAACGAATTTGTTTTTGATggtaattttattttatgacaatgttCTCTGTTTTAAAGAATaagtcaataaatgaatatgaatatgaatatgttaaacaagtgttaattagtgtaattaacatGTTAGATAACCATGCATATATGGTTTTAAGTGCCCGGATGTAGATAGCTTCTTTCACTCCCCATTCAAAATGTCTAGTTTCGATGTCCcgaatatttacaaatgaataTCCTGGTGATTCGATGTGGATGTACTGGGAGATTTCAGATGTGCTGGAACTTTGGTCTTCTGTGTTCCATAAATCTAGTTTTGAGTGATCTCTCTGTCTCCCCTAGGTATGATTTTTTGCATTTGCCTGTGTTGGTCTGACCCTTTGCAAGGAATTGCATAGATCACTCCACACAAATTTTCCTTTTTTGTCTTGTCCTTTGGGGTATAAATGTTTGATTGTGGGACATAttggattgaaaaaaaaattacattgtcATGTCATTGTGGTAAATTGACACAAACAAGTGATTGACTGAAATGATACTTTCAAACTTCATCCTTAAtgttttgtcaaattattttcCTACTTcagataatttgaatattaactgCTCAGatgtgtcttttttttctgaAGAATAATGAGTTCTGATGAGATGAATAACATCAAAAAGAAACTGTTGACGATCGTTTACATTGTGAAAGACAACAAAGTGTTACTCGGACTAAAGAAGAGAGGTTTTGGTGTCGGTAACTGGAATGGGTTTGGTGGGAAAGTACAGGCTGGAGAAACTATTGAAGATGCTGCAAAAAGGTGAGATTAGGTGCTGTGAAAAAAATTAgattaaaagaaaagaaaatattattattttttaaatggtaaattttgttcaaaaatgacatgttttgtaTAATTTCACATCATCGATAGGGAACACAAGCTTAGTTTCTCTCCGTAACACTTTAAAAGTGACCGGTATGGCAGTCTGTAAAAACTAATTGTTAAAAAGTAAAAGAAAGTATGTGCACATGTTTCATAATCATTTCAATTCGTACTTGTactctgaatgacttagaaatgacaaattaaagtcagaaggaaactttgaactaTTTGTTTACTAAAGCTTCCAAATTTCAACAATAAACTATCATTTTTGTACAGGAGACACCACCATACAATCAGTGACATAATTCTATTTCTAActctgccatagagggcatcatttttcaaattatttcaccCGATTAAAGACATAATATAGGGTTGGTCAAGTCATAAGAAACAGAGAATTAAGTATGGCTGCCTTTACAATTTCTGGTATGTAACATGATATTCTAATGAAAAAGGTCTTGTATGGGTATGtcccaaaaaaaaaagcaaaagatttttacaatttttggTATGTAACATGATATTCTAATGAAAAAGGTCTTGTATGGGTATGtcccaaaaaaaaaagcaaaagaTTTTTACTCGTCCtcttgaatgaaataaatttgatatcCCATTACCTGTAATCATGTTTACGTCTGGAAAATTGTCACTTGTCACTGAGACAGTTAAGCAGTAATCCCAAGAAAAATTTAAGGATACACTGGTGTAAATTCAACTGTTGAGGTAGACTCatgagtactaaaattttaacaAATAATCACAGCATACctttgataagctgagagcttaTCTTGTCTATCatggagtgaacaagactgacagttttcagtcaaaagctctcagcttatcaacagcgccctctatcatggagtgaacaagactgacagtttgcagtcaaaagctctcagcttatcaacagcgccctctatcatggagtgaacaagactgacagtttgcagtcaaaagctctcagcttatcagAACTATGGTTAACATTTTAGTACTCACGATTTAATGTTTTTTATTCTGAAAATTGCATCATCAAACTTAATTACTTACCTTTCATATTTTCCAGGGAACTAGAGGAAGAGTCTAGTCTAACTGtggatcatttggaaaaaatcgGGGTTGTAGACCAGGAATTTGTGAATGATTCCACAGTACTTGAAATGCACATCTATAAAACAgatagttaccatggtgatcCAACTGAATCAGAAGGTAATTATCCTAGTCTTGGATACCTAGGCTCTCATCTTTAtccttttttcttttcttttttcttttttttctttttttttttcttttttttttctttttttttttttttttttttggggggggggttcttgcTTAACCAACACCAGAGAGACTGGGGAAATAGTACATAAAAAGCACTTGTGACTCCAGATATCAGTTAGGATACACAATCTAGTCATGCGAATAAGGCTGTGCATAGATTgagtttgtaaaattatattatctCAGAAATTAACAATTGCATTAGACTGTCAAATGTTTCACAAAGGAGCTGACTGGGATTATACTTGTGTCACATTCTTGGCAGTGACCCttcccatgatgcatttgtTCTAACCAATAGTGGAAGTCACGTATACTTTGTGTAGTATTTCCCCTAGAATGTCATTGATTCATTAATGCTGTGTTGGTCCCAATCAGGTATTTGCTTAAACAGGAAAAAATTgctaggtaaaatctatctgagtttCCAAGGCATTtgaccagggttccctaccagtgttttgctCGAGGTTTATATGAAGGTGAAATCTCTCTAGTTCCTGAGTCAATTTTAAATTTGCTACAATGCCAAATAATGGGACAATAGTTTGGGAGACTATGCCAGTATTAACAAATCTCACTCTGTGTTACCATAGTTTCCCAACTGCAGCAAAAATGCTGTCAGTATTGCAGTGATTAACATATTAAGTCAACAAATCTGTCTGTATTGAAATCTGACATGCATAATAGAAATATCTATGCTAATTACAAAACTAGAATAACAACGACAGAGTAAAATGTCATGATTCTATGACCCTTATATCCCGCAGAAATGAAACCACAGTGGTTTGAAATTGACAGCATTCCGTACGACAAAATGTGGGCTGATGACAAGTACTGGATTCCATATATGCTAAAGGGAGACTATTTCTACGGTTACTATCTATTTGAAGGCCTCCACAAGATACTGAAGGAAAAACTGGTGAAGGTCAAAAGTAATGAAGTGAAAAGCCACCTAAGTCAGTGGAGAACATGACATTGGATTAAGTGTAAGACCTGAAATTCGTGCCACATTATCAGCTATGTACTACTCactttagaagcctgatagagCTCTACATTTAAAACCTACAACAAAATCTTTTGTAATATGCAAGAGGACATACTGCCATGTATGAAAGTTTATGCATCAATCAGTTCTTTATTTATCACATGTATTCACTAACTTGATTTacatactaccaaactagagagagtATAGCGTTTCCACAAATTTTTTCTCACACCACCTTTTTTAGttataaattacacaaacaaaatagtacagacacagatagcatgcatgcatgcacttAAAATGTCAAACTTTATCTCACTATGAACAAAAATGaatagttttgtgtttgaatcttccttgccTCATCCAGCAGAAATACTAATTTGTGAGataaatgtatgattttataGACTTTCACACCATCAgactgtctgtattttgtttaatgTCATTCATAACAAAAAACGTTGTGCTGCATAatattgaaactctatactccctctagtttggtagtaacacaAGCAACCAAGGACTCTAACAGAGCAAGACGtcagtactttttttttttaatcacttttattattattgccCCTACCAGTATTCATATACTACCCCTGAATGTGTAGTAACAGTGAAATCAATTGAATATACTGACCAAAGTAGATACAAGTCACTGCAACTTTAAACAAGCCATGGCTATACATGTGTTTCTCATCACATAGAccttccaaaaaaaaaaagttttggtaAATGTTTGTTAGAGTGATGTTGTTTATTCACTACTGTTTACTATATGTACCTCAGTACATCTGAGTGTGAAAACCTACAAACGTAAACAGCCACAGTAATTTACAAAATTGTAGAAAAATTGTaatacatcaaattatttttctttgattttctAAAATTTGGTATCACCAAATTTCATCTCTTGAAAAGTTTTTGAAGTAAAACTATGGCCACTTATTGTGGATGATACAAGTAAATTGTAAACTAAGGGGTCTTATCCCTCAGCTATtacctaaccctaactccctagcttaatatagatatgtatgtacCAGCCAAACTGTGATGCGGTAACTTATATTTcatcttgaaaaaaaacatgtgcTCACAGTTGGCAATAGAAGTTAGGTTAGGTGGTCTAACTCTATTCCTATACCCACCTTAGCCCTTACtccaactccctagcttgatgTCTTTTATATACTGTTGTCTTGCAGACTTTTAATTGGTTTTTAGCCATAAATATACagtaataattgtaaactaGTCCATAAACCTCGTAAAAAGCAAACTAACATTTCTTGTGAtactgaaatttgaaaaaaaaaatagtatttttaCATTCCAACTATTATGTTATTGGTGACATTTGACAATTCATATTCAACAAAAAAAGAAATCTAT is a window of Glandiceps talaboti chromosome 5, keGlaTala1.1, whole genome shotgun sequence DNA encoding:
- the LOC144435377 gene encoding oxidized purine nucleoside triphosphate hydrolase-like, yielding MNNIKKKLLTIVYIVKDNKVLLGLKKRGFGVGNWNGFGGKVQAGETIEDAAKRELEEESSLTVDHLEKIGVVDQEFVNDSTVLEMHIYKTDSYHGDPTESEEMKPQWFEIDSIPYDKMWADDKYWIPYMLKGDYFYGYYLFEGLHKILKEKLVKVKSNEVKSHLSQWRT